A genomic region of Mesorhizobium sp. NZP2077 contains the following coding sequences:
- a CDS encoding aldehyde dehydrogenase family protein, whose protein sequence is MTIAKETAELLAKLGVAKDALVGGDLIVRSPVTGEEIAALKTISPADAAKTIDAAHKAFQSWRMVPGPRRGELVRLLGEELRAHKAGLGRLVSIEVGKIPSEGLGEVQEMIDICDFAVGLSRQLYGLTIATERPGHRMMETWHPLGVVGVISAFNFPVAVWSWNAALALVCGDAVVWKPSEKTPLTALACEAIFKRAAKRFGTDAPQGLAPVLIGDRAVGEILVDHPKVPLVSATGSTRMGRDVGPRLAKRFARAVLELGGNNAGIVCPTADLDMALRAIAFGAMGTAGQRCTTLRRLFVHDSVYDALVPRLKKAYESVSVGNPLETSSLVGPLIDKAAFDAMQKALKEAAAHGGKVTGGTRVENGHPDAYYVHPALVEMQSQVSPVTEETFAPILYVMKYSDFDAVLDEHNAVGAGLSSSIFTRDLQESERFLGVDGSDCGIANVNIGTSGAEIGGAFGGEKETGGGRESGSDAWKAYMRRATNTVNYSKALPLAQGVSFDID, encoded by the coding sequence ATGACCATAGCGAAGGAAACGGCTGAGCTTCTGGCGAAACTGGGTGTGGCCAAGGATGCGCTTGTCGGCGGCGACCTCATCGTGCGCAGCCCGGTAACGGGCGAAGAGATTGCCGCGCTGAAGACGATTTCGCCCGCCGATGCGGCCAAGACCATCGATGCCGCGCACAAGGCGTTCCAGTCCTGGCGGATGGTGCCGGGTCCCCGGCGCGGCGAACTGGTGCGGCTGCTCGGCGAGGAACTGCGTGCGCACAAGGCCGGGCTTGGCCGGCTGGTATCGATCGAGGTCGGCAAGATCCCGTCCGAGGGCCTCGGTGAAGTGCAGGAGATGATCGACATCTGCGATTTCGCCGTCGGTCTGTCCCGGCAATTGTACGGTCTGACCATCGCCACCGAACGGCCGGGCCATCGCATGATGGAAACCTGGCATCCGCTCGGCGTCGTCGGCGTCATTTCGGCCTTCAACTTCCCGGTCGCTGTGTGGTCGTGGAATGCGGCACTGGCGCTGGTCTGCGGTGACGCGGTGGTGTGGAAGCCGTCGGAGAAGACGCCGCTGACCGCACTTGCCTGCGAAGCGATCTTCAAGCGCGCGGCGAAGCGTTTCGGCACTGATGCGCCGCAGGGCCTGGCGCCGGTGCTGATCGGTGACCGTGCCGTCGGCGAAATCCTGGTCGACCATCCCAAGGTGCCGCTGGTTTCGGCCACCGGCTCGACGCGCATGGGCCGGGATGTCGGCCCACGCCTCGCCAAGCGTTTCGCGCGCGCCGTGCTGGAATTGGGTGGCAACAATGCCGGCATCGTCTGCCCGACCGCCGATCTCGACATGGCGCTGCGCGCCATCGCCTTCGGCGCCATGGGCACGGCCGGCCAGCGCTGCACGACGCTGCGACGCCTGTTCGTGCATGACAGCGTCTATGACGCGCTGGTTCCGCGCCTGAAGAAGGCCTACGAGAGCGTTTCTGTCGGCAATCCGCTGGAGACGTCCTCGCTGGTCGGACCGCTGATCGACAAGGCGGCGTTCGATGCCATGCAGAAGGCGTTGAAGGAAGCGGCCGCCCATGGCGGCAAGGTGACCGGCGGTACGCGGGTCGAGAACGGCCACCCGGATGCCTATTATGTGCATCCGGCGCTGGTCGAAATGCAGAGCCAAGTCTCGCCGGTGACCGAAGAGACCTTCGCGCCGATCCTCTATGTAATGAAATATTCCGATTTCGACGCCGTGCTCGACGAACACAATGCGGTGGGTGCGGGCCTGTCGTCGTCGATCTTCACGCGTGACCTGCAGGAATCCGAGCGCTTCCTCGGCGTCGACGGTTCGGACTGCGGCATCGCCAACGTCAATATCGGCACGTCGGGAGCCGAGATCGGCGGTGCTTTCGGCGGCGAAAAGGAAACCGGCGGCGGCCGCGAGAGCGGATCCGATGCGTGGAAGGCCTATATGCGGCGCGCCACCAACACGGTGAATTATTCCAAGGCGCTGCCGCTTGCCCAGGGCGTCTCTTTCGACATCGATTGA